A single Mangrovimonas sp. YM274 DNA region contains:
- the hisH gene encoding imidazole glycerol phosphate synthase subunit HisH, with amino-acid sequence MKIVIIDYGAGNIKSIQFAFDRLGIATTLSSNIDTILAADKIIFPGVGEASSAMNMLVNHKLDRVIPKLQQPVLGICLGMQLLCTHTEEGHTNGLGIFQTKVKRFSTQGHIKVPQIGWNTIENLRSPLFKGISEQSFMYLVHSYYAETCMESIATTTYGLTYASALQHKNFYGVQFHPEKSGEIGSKLLSNFLEL; translated from the coding sequence ATGAAAATAGTGATCATTGATTATGGGGCGGGCAATATTAAAAGTATTCAATTTGCTTTCGACCGACTTGGTATAGCAACGACATTGTCATCTAACATCGATACTATTTTGGCAGCCGATAAAATAATTTTTCCTGGAGTAGGTGAGGCCAGTTCTGCTATGAACATGTTGGTAAACCATAAATTGGATAGGGTCATCCCAAAGCTTCAACAGCCCGTTTTAGGCATTTGTCTAGGCATGCAGTTGTTGTGTACTCATACAGAGGAAGGCCATACAAACGGATTGGGAATCTTTCAAACCAAAGTAAAACGTTTTTCAACCCAAGGCCATATCAAAGTTCCTCAAATAGGTTGGAATACTATCGAAAATTTAAGGTCTCCTTTGTTTAAAGGCATATCTGAACAGTCATTTATGTATTTGGTACATAGCTATTACGCAGAAACGTGCATGGAAAGCATAGCAACCACAACATACGGCTTAACATATGCTTCCGCACTTCAGCATAAAAACTTTTATGGAGTACAGTTTCACCCGGAAAAAAGCGGCGAAATAGGCAGTAAATTATTATCTAATTTTTTAGAACTTTAA
- the hisF gene encoding imidazole glycerol phosphate synthase subunit HisF gives MFTKRIIPCLDIKNGRTVKGVNFVNLIDAGDPVELAQQYAQKGADELVFLDISATQEARNTTLDLVLHVAEHVNIPFTVGGGISSVQDVDALLKCGADKVSINSSAVKRPELINELSAKFGCQCIVVAIDAKQIDGNWKVHLAGGSIPTQLDLFEWAKEAQERGAGEILFTSMNHDGTKNGFANDALAKLSNELHIPIIASGGAGTMEHFSDAFIKGKADAALAASVFHYGEIDIKTLKQNLKKNGITVRL, from the coding sequence ATGTTTACAAAACGAATTATTCCTTGTTTGGATATTAAAAATGGACGGACCGTCAAGGGCGTTAATTTTGTGAACTTAATAGACGCTGGAGATCCAGTGGAATTAGCTCAGCAATACGCCCAAAAAGGCGCCGATGAACTGGTGTTTCTGGACATTTCGGCAACCCAAGAAGCAAGAAATACCACATTAGATTTGGTGCTGCACGTAGCCGAACATGTCAATATCCCTTTTACTGTTGGAGGAGGCATTAGTTCTGTTCAAGATGTGGACGCGCTATTAAAATGTGGGGCAGATAAGGTGTCCATCAATTCATCGGCAGTTAAAAGGCCGGAATTAATCAATGAACTATCCGCAAAATTTGGATGTCAATGTATAGTAGTGGCTATAGACGCTAAGCAAATAGACGGCAATTGGAAGGTTCATCTAGCAGGAGGAAGCATTCCAACACAATTAGATTTATTTGAGTGGGCCAAAGAGGCCCAAGAAAGGGGAGCAGGTGAAATTCTTTTTACCTCAATGAATCACGATGGCACTAAAAATGGTTTTGCCAATGACGCATTGGCTAAATTATCCAATGAGCTACATATTCCCATTATTGCTTCTGGAGGTGCAGGGACTATGGAACATTTTTCAGATGCGTTCATCAAAGGAAAAGCCGATGCTGCTTTGGCGGCAAGTGTTTTTCATTACGGTGAAATTGACATTAAAACACTTAAACAGAATTTAAAGAAAAACGGTATAACTGTTAGGCTATAA
- a CDS encoding tRNA pseudouridine(38-40) synthase TruA gives MFEKRFYYVFKIQYLGYRFHGWQKQPNLKTLHLMIDRTFKYILEGKRFKTLAAGRTDAMVSANEAAFELFLYHEIENETEFLEWFNYNLPQDIRALSIQKVDGNFNVIQHSKVKEYLYLFTHGQKCHPFCAPILSTILDPLDIELMKQGAKMFQGTHNFKTYCYKASENGVYDRTIIQSEIIENTMFTANFFPEKTYAFKVKGQGFGRNQVRMMMGALIQLGKGDITVNFIEESLLPGNTHKINFIAPPSGLILNSIEFQD, from the coding sequence ATGTTTGAAAAAAGGTTTTACTACGTTTTTAAGATACAATATCTAGGCTATCGCTTTCATGGTTGGCAAAAACAGCCTAATTTAAAAACCCTTCATTTAATGATAGACCGCACCTTTAAATACATTTTGGAAGGTAAGCGGTTCAAAACCTTAGCAGCAGGAAGAACGGATGCTATGGTATCAGCCAATGAAGCGGCATTTGAACTATTTCTGTACCATGAAATTGAAAATGAAACCGAATTTTTAGAATGGTTCAACTACAATTTACCACAGGACATTAGAGCTCTGTCCATTCAAAAAGTAGACGGAAATTTCAATGTGATTCAACATTCTAAGGTGAAAGAGTACCTGTATCTTTTTACACATGGTCAAAAGTGCCATCCATTTTGCGCTCCAATTCTGTCTACAATTCTTGATCCTTTGGATATAGAACTCATGAAGCAAGGCGCCAAAATGTTTCAGGGCACTCATAATTTCAAAACCTATTGTTATAAAGCGTCTGAAAATGGTGTATATGACCGAACCATTATACAGAGTGAAATTATTGAGAACACCATGTTTACCGCTAATTTTTTTCCTGAGAAAACGTATGCCTTTAAAGTTAAGGGACAGGGGTTTGGAAGAAATCAGGTCAGAATGATGATGGGAGCATTGATTCAACTGGGTAAAGGAGATATTACAGTAAACTTTATTGAGGAATCCCTATTGCCTGGAAATACGCATAAAATAAATTTTATAGCACCTCCTTCTGGGTTGATTTTAAATTCTATTGAATTCCAAGACTAA
- a CDS encoding glyoxalase — protein MSRSLDLLQIRPVIASALIYDTMTRDERFQNETLRPIIKLQGELFVAVFKNYVDKHKNVFYELSLTKQLDYIENAIHKDMKFRNSLKGMVIGQFTVEEYQIYIQNSSALNKRMMGLVKDRLIDYIQLLEPKVA, from the coding sequence ATGTCACGATCTTTAGACTTGTTACAGATTCGTCCTGTAATCGCCTCCGCTTTAATTTATGACACCATGACTCGCGATGAGCGCTTCCAAAATGAAACCTTAAGGCCTATCATTAAGCTTCAGGGAGAATTGTTTGTTGCCGTGTTTAAAAATTATGTAGATAAACATAAAAATGTTTTTTATGAATTATCTTTGACAAAGCAACTGGACTACATCGAAAATGCCATCCATAAGGATATGAAGTTTCGCAACTCCTTAAAAGGTATGGTCATTGGACAGTTTACCGTTGAAGAGTATCAAATCTACATCCAAAATTCTTCAGCTTTAAACAAGCGTATGATGGGGCTAGTTAAGGACCGATTAATTGATTACATACAGCTATTGGAGCCCAAAGTGGCTTGA
- a CDS encoding DUF3817 domain-containing protein yields MLSLQTTFRIIALLEGISYILLLFIAVPVKYLGDDPQYVKLLGMPHGLLFIAYIILAVILGSKLQWNNKTLIKVLIASILPFATFAVDRKLLKQQA; encoded by the coding sequence ATGCTTTCACTTCAAACGACCTTTCGAATTATTGCCTTATTAGAAGGAATTTCTTATATTTTATTATTATTTATTGCTGTGCCTGTCAAGTATTTGGGCGATGATCCGCAGTATGTAAAACTATTGGGTATGCCTCATGGTCTATTGTTCATTGCATATATTATTTTAGCGGTAATCCTAGGTAGTAAATTACAGTGGAACAACAAAACCTTAATAAAGGTATTGATAGCTTCAATACTGCCCTTTGCAACTTTTGCGGTAGATAGAAAATTATTAAAACAACAAGCATAA
- a CDS encoding OmpA family protein, producing MKIQLKYTVAIMLSALMISCSAIQNSNKTQRGAVAGAAGGALVGGLIGGDLKGALIGAAVGGASGAIIGNVMDKQAKKIEEAIPGAEVERIGEGIHLSFDDRSGVNFTINKSDLTPEAKTNLDALSEVFIEFPDTNLLVEGHTDSSGDEGYNMTLSKKRAQSVVDYLVAKGVSRGRFSVEGYGETKPRFDNSTEEGRIKNRRVEIGIVANQEMIDEAKAKAN from the coding sequence ATGAAAATACAATTAAAATACACTGTTGCAATAATGCTTTCGGCACTAATGATTAGTTGTAGTGCCATTCAAAACTCAAATAAAACCCAAAGAGGAGCTGTGGCAGGAGCTGCAGGCGGTGCTTTGGTGGGAGGCTTGATAGGAGGAGACCTTAAAGGAGCCTTAATTGGAGCTGCTGTAGGGGGCGCTTCAGGGGCAATCATTGGTAATGTTATGGATAAACAAGCCAAAAAAATTGAGGAAGCAATTCCAGGTGCTGAAGTGGAACGTATAGGAGAGGGGATCCATTTATCTTTTGATGACAGAAGTGGTGTAAACTTTACCATCAATAAATCCGATTTAACGCCTGAGGCCAAAACCAATCTGGATGCCCTTTCAGAAGTGTTTATAGAGTTTCCAGATACAAACCTTTTGGTAGAAGGACATACAGACTCCTCCGGAGATGAAGGTTACAATATGACACTGTCTAAAAAGAGAGCACAATCTGTGGTAGATTATCTCGTTGCCAAAGGTGTGTCTAGAGGACGCTTTTCGGTGGAAGGGTATGGAGAAACAAAACCGCGTTTTGACAATTCAACCGAGGAAGGAAGAATCAAAAATAGACGCGTAGAAATAGGAATCGTTGCCAATCAGGAAATGATTGATGAAGCCAAGGCTAAGGCCAATTAA
- a CDS encoding acyl-CoA thioesterase has translation MRFHTRKWVKPEDLNPNGTLFGGQLLAWIDEEVALYTVIQLENSKVVTKYISEINFTSSAKEGDIIEIGIEVVKFGKSSLTLKCEARNKMTRETILTVDNIVMVNLGPDGKPKPHGKTEIEFVKDRLQN, from the coding sequence ATGAGATTTCATACTAGAAAATGGGTAAAACCCGAAGACCTTAATCCTAACGGAACCCTTTTTGGAGGGCAATTATTGGCTTGGATCGATGAAGAAGTAGCACTGTATACGGTTATCCAACTGGAGAATTCTAAAGTGGTTACCAAATACATATCAGAAATCAATTTTACCAGTTCTGCCAAAGAAGGAGATATTATTGAAATAGGAATAGAAGTAGTTAAATTTGGTAAGAGCTCTTTAACATTGAAATGCGAAGCTAGAAATAAAATGACTCGTGAAACAATCCTGACAGTAGACAATATCGTAATGGTAAATCTGGGGCCAGATGGCAAACCAAAACCACATGGTAAAACGGAAATTGAATTTGTAAAGGATCGTTTGCAAAACTAA
- the hisA gene encoding 1-(5-phosphoribosyl)-5-[(5-phosphoribosylamino)methylideneamino]imidazole-4-carboxamide isomerase, whose translation MRIIPAIDIIEGKCVRLTKGDYNTKKVYNEDPLEVAKSFEGSGIQYLHLVDLDGAKSQHIVNYKILEQIASKTNLKIDFGGGLKSHEDLHIAFNSGASQITGGSIAVKNPEMFEQWLSKYGNDRIILGADCKDEKIATIGWQEQSNLDVLPFIKSYQDKGIQSVICTDISKDGMLEGPSIGLYNEILAECRTPGPIKLIASGGISSLEDMDRLEEIGCDGAIIGKAIYEGKIQLTDLEKRVR comes from the coding sequence ATGAGAATAATACCAGCTATAGATATTATTGAGGGAAAATGTGTCCGACTTACCAAAGGTGATTATAACACCAAAAAAGTTTACAACGAAGATCCTTTGGAAGTAGCCAAAAGCTTTGAAGGTTCAGGAATACAATATTTACACTTGGTAGATTTAGATGGAGCTAAAAGCCAACATATTGTCAACTATAAAATATTGGAACAAATAGCTTCTAAAACCAACTTAAAAATCGATTTTGGAGGAGGTCTTAAATCTCATGAAGATTTACACATTGCTTTTAATTCTGGCGCATCACAAATTACAGGAGGAAGCATTGCTGTAAAAAATCCTGAAATGTTTGAGCAATGGCTTAGTAAGTATGGAAATGACAGGATTATTTTAGGGGCAGATTGTAAAGATGAAAAAATAGCAACTATAGGTTGGCAGGAACAAAGCAATCTTGATGTCCTACCTTTCATCAAGTCGTATCAAGATAAAGGTATACAATCTGTAATTTGTACAGACATCAGTAAAGATGGAATGTTGGAAGGCCCTTCTATAGGACTCTATAATGAAATTTTGGCAGAATGTAGGACACCTGGCCCCATAAAACTAATTGCCTCTGGAGGTATTAGTAGCTTAGAGGATATGGATCGCTTAGAGGAAATTGGGTGTGATGGTGCCATCATAGGAAAGGCTATTTATGAAGGAAAAATTCAATTAACCGATTTAGAAAAAAGAGTTCGCTAA
- the hisB gene encoding bifunctional histidinol-phosphatase/imidazoleglycerol-phosphate dehydratase HisB, with protein MKKVLFIDRDGTLIKEPEDEQIDAFEKLQFYPKVFQYLNKISKELDFELVMITNQDGLGTEVFPENTFWPVHNFIIDTFKNEGIIFSEQFIDRTFPHENAPTRKPKTGLLTKYFSNAYDLSQSFVIGDRLTDIELAKNLNSKGIYINNHTNLGTSEISTKERDLQPYIALETNSWEDIYRFLKTEDRTAQLKRNTNETQIDIAINLDGTGKSAIDTGIKFFDHMLDQLARHGQLDLNIEVQGDLDVDEHHTIEDTAIALGEVFAKALSDKRGMERYGFCLPMDDCLAQVAIDFGGRNWLVWDVEFKREMIGQMPTEMFFHFFKSFTDGAKCNLNIKAEGTNEHHKIEAIFKALAKAIKMAVKRDIEKMVLPSTKGIL; from the coding sequence ATGAAAAAAGTATTATTTATAGACCGTGACGGGACCTTAATAAAAGAACCTGAAGATGAACAAATAGATGCGTTTGAGAAATTACAGTTTTATCCAAAGGTTTTTCAGTACTTAAATAAAATTTCAAAGGAACTTGATTTTGAATTGGTAATGATAACGAATCAGGATGGCTTAGGAACTGAGGTTTTTCCTGAAAATACCTTTTGGCCTGTACACAATTTTATAATCGACACCTTTAAAAATGAAGGTATAATCTTTAGTGAACAGTTTATAGATAGAACATTTCCTCATGAAAATGCACCTACCAGAAAACCAAAAACTGGACTTTTGACCAAGTATTTTTCAAATGCATACGATCTTTCACAATCTTTTGTAATCGGTGATCGATTAACCGATATTGAATTAGCCAAAAACCTAAATTCAAAAGGCATTTACATTAATAATCATACCAATTTAGGGACCTCAGAAATCTCAACAAAAGAGAGGGACTTGCAACCATATATCGCTTTGGAAACTAATAGTTGGGAGGATATCTATAGGTTCCTAAAAACTGAGGACAGGACAGCGCAATTGAAAAGGAATACCAACGAAACCCAAATAGATATTGCTATCAATTTGGACGGAACGGGAAAGAGTGCTATTGATACAGGTATCAAATTCTTTGACCATATGTTGGATCAATTAGCTCGTCATGGGCAATTGGATTTGAACATTGAAGTTCAAGGCGACCTAGATGTAGATGAGCACCACACCATTGAAGATACTGCCATTGCATTGGGGGAAGTATTTGCAAAGGCGTTGAGTGACAAACGGGGGATGGAACGATATGGTTTTTGTTTGCCTATGGACGACTGTTTAGCACAAGTAGCCATAGATTTTGGCGGCCGCAATTGGTTGGTGTGGGATGTAGAATTTAAACGTGAAATGATAGGCCAAATGCCTACTGAAATGTTTTTCCATTTCTTTAAATCCTTTACAGATGGTGCGAAATGCAATTTAAATATCAAGGCAGAGGGCACAAACGAACATCACAAAATAGAAGCTATTTTCAAGGCTTTGGCAAAGGCAATTAAAATGGCAGTAAAACGAGATATAGAAAAAATGGTGTTGCCATCAACCAAAGGAATTTTATAA
- the hisIE gene encoding bifunctional phosphoribosyl-AMP cyclohydrolase/phosphoribosyl-ATP diphosphatase HisIE, which translates to MQINFDKDENGLVPAIIQDAETKNVLMLGYMNAEAVQKTQTSGLVTFYSRSKQRLWTKGEESGNVLKFVDIKLDCDADTLLIQAQPLGPTCHTGTDTCWGLSNHPNFGFLTTLEDIIKDRKENFKPEGSYVASLFDKGINKIAQKVGEEAVEVVIEAKDDNNNLFLNESADLLFHYLILLQAKGYTLKDVVTVLKERH; encoded by the coding sequence ATGCAAATTAACTTTGATAAAGATGAAAATGGCTTGGTACCAGCCATAATTCAGGATGCAGAAACAAAAAATGTCCTCATGTTGGGATATATGAATGCCGAAGCTGTACAGAAAACACAAACTTCAGGATTAGTTACTTTTTACAGCAGAAGCAAGCAGCGTTTATGGACTAAGGGAGAAGAAAGCGGCAATGTTTTGAAATTTGTCGATATAAAATTAGATTGCGATGCTGACACACTCTTGATTCAAGCTCAGCCATTAGGTCCGACCTGTCATACAGGAACGGATACCTGTTGGGGACTGTCCAACCATCCTAATTTTGGATTTTTGACCACTCTGGAGGACATTATTAAGGATAGAAAGGAAAACTTTAAACCAGAAGGTTCCTATGTAGCTTCATTATTTGATAAAGGCATTAATAAAATTGCACAAAAAGTAGGGGAGGAAGCAGTAGAAGTGGTTATTGAAGCCAAAGATGATAATAACAATCTTTTTTTAAACGAAAGTGCTGATTTATTGTTTCATTATTTAATTCTTTTACAAGCTAAGGGCTACACCTTAAAAGATGTCGTTACTGTTTTAAAAGAGCGTCATTAA
- a CDS encoding DUF2461 domain-containing protein, with the protein MTSSFSPEVFDFLKRLKQNNEREWFNEHKKEFKTIEKDVKSAYNTLFELLKTHDDVDHLKLFRIYRDVRFSKNKAPYKTHFGGSFRRTKPELRGGYYLHLAPNNESFIATGFWEPNKEDLLRMRREFEMDASMMRNIISEPKFKSVWGELQGDELKSAPRDFNKEDPAIDLIRKKQYIFTKTFTDKEVLSKDFLENVNIAFQAVRPYFDYMSEVLTTNLNGESII; encoded by the coding sequence ATGACATCATCATTTTCACCTGAGGTATTCGATTTTTTAAAACGGTTAAAGCAAAATAATGAAAGAGAATGGTTTAATGAGCACAAAAAGGAATTTAAAACAATTGAAAAGGACGTAAAGTCAGCTTACAATACCCTATTTGAGTTACTCAAAACCCATGATGATGTGGATCATTTAAAATTGTTCAGAATTTATCGTGATGTAAGATTTTCTAAAAATAAAGCGCCATACAAAACCCATTTTGGAGGAAGCTTTCGCCGAACAAAACCAGAGCTTCGCGGAGGCTATTATCTGCACCTAGCTCCTAATAATGAATCCTTTATTGCAACTGGATTTTGGGAACCTAACAAGGAGGATTTGCTCCGTATGCGTAGGGAATTTGAAATGGATGCCAGTATGATGCGCAACATCATTTCCGAACCTAAATTTAAATCTGTTTGGGGCGAACTCCAAGGGGATGAACTGAAAAGTGCGCCACGCGACTTCAATAAGGAAGACCCTGCAATAGATCTTATTAGAAAAAAACAGTACATCTTTACTAAAACTTTCACAGATAAGGAGGTCCTTTCCAAAGACTTTTTAGAGAATGTCAATATAGCCTTTCAAGCAGTTCGCCCATATTTTGACTATATGAGCGAAGTACTTACTACAAATCTTAATGGAGAGTCAATAATCTAA
- a CDS encoding DUF72 domain-containing protein — protein MKFGSVSNPEDIDFTIPEDHIDTLRVLSKVKDDNVPEIYVGCAKWNKTDLKGFYPRGTKDELAYYSRQFNAIELNATFYRIFPGEQFATWYDKTPEGFKFFPKLNQEISHWKRLNDVQTVVEDYLYNAANLKEKLGTIFLQMHNNFGPKDFNRVINFVENWPKEIPLAIEFRHTDWYNDPAVSNQLYDLLESNNITNVLVDTAGRRDLMHMRLTTPKAFVRYVGANHPTDYNRLEDWVARLKTWQDLGIKEIDFFVHQNIEKESPLLSAYFIGKLNSTLDCDLRVPNKDNNIQQTLL, from the coding sequence ATGAAGTTTGGAAGCGTTAGCAATCCTGAAGATATTGATTTTACCATTCCAGAAGACCATATCGATACCCTTCGTGTTTTAAGTAAAGTGAAAGATGACAATGTACCGGAAATCTATGTGGGGTGTGCCAAATGGAACAAAACTGACCTCAAAGGATTTTACCCTCGAGGAACCAAAGATGAATTGGCCTATTATTCCAGACAATTCAATGCCATAGAACTCAACGCTACCTTTTATCGAATATTTCCAGGCGAGCAATTTGCCACCTGGTATGATAAAACACCGGAAGGCTTTAAATTCTTCCCTAAGTTAAACCAAGAAATCAGTCATTGGAAGCGCCTGAATGACGTACAAACCGTTGTAGAGGATTATCTCTACAACGCAGCAAACCTAAAAGAAAAACTAGGAACCATTTTTTTGCAAATGCACAACAATTTTGGACCCAAGGATTTTAATCGGGTTATCAATTTTGTTGAAAACTGGCCAAAGGAAATACCTCTTGCCATAGAATTCAGGCATACCGATTGGTATAATGACCCAGCGGTATCCAATCAGTTATATGACTTATTGGAAAGCAACAACATTACCAATGTTCTTGTGGATACGGCTGGTAGAAGAGATTTAATGCATATGCGCTTAACAACTCCTAAAGCTTTTGTGCGCTACGTAGGAGCTAATCATCCAACAGATTATAACCGATTAGAAGATTGGGTAGCTAGGTTAAAAACATGGCAAGATCTAGGTATTAAGGAAATAGACTTTTTTGTACATCAAAATATTGAAAAGGAGTCTCCATTATTATCAGCTTATTTTATCGGAAAATTGAACTCGACACTAGATTGTGACTTAAGAGTACCAAACAAAGACAACAATATTCAACAAACTTTATTATAA
- a CDS encoding lipocalin family protein, whose product MKALTFALLGCLFFLSCGSSSSTADKTNERTLKGTWTVEDIDFIGEEGLYKAYMFDNTDSACLRGSEWVFIPNNNTGRFTTNASNSTCQVANSRMIWSFYETEGARYFQFKYADDKNRPLDKSKTGYRSKIESLSASNMVLRVPSTYEGKSFDVLLKFAKVSDAINL is encoded by the coding sequence ATGAAAGCATTGACCTTTGCACTCTTGGGGTGCCTATTTTTTTTAAGTTGTGGCTCGTCATCGTCTACGGCCGATAAAACCAACGAACGAACCCTAAAAGGGACGTGGACTGTTGAAGATATTGATTTTATTGGTGAAGAAGGCTTGTACAAAGCCTATATGTTCGACAATACTGATTCTGCATGTCTTCGCGGTAGTGAGTGGGTTTTTATACCCAATAACAATACGGGACGCTTTACTACTAACGCTAGTAACTCCACTTGCCAAGTAGCGAACAGCCGTATGATTTGGTCCTTTTACGAAACCGAAGGAGCTCGCTATTTTCAATTTAAGTATGCAGATGACAAAAACCGACCGTTGGATAAATCCAAAACAGGGTATCGCTCTAAAATTGAGAGCTTAAGCGCTTCCAATATGGTGCTTCGGGTACCATCAACCTATGAAGGAAAATCTTTTGACGTTTTATTGAAGTTTGCTAAAGTATCGGACGCCATTAACTTATAA
- a CDS encoding mechanosensitive ion channel family protein, with protein MESLSHYFYDYFISLDFSETTATYLNMGVMLVILAIIILISDVITKKILISAFERFAHKSKTNFDDLLISHKAPRNLAHLVPFLITLNLFPVVFIDFPNFEAPVEALIKVYGVLLFIWILRSVLKTLEAYFKTLPRLKDKPIDSYIQVVMLFVWGIGLILCFVILTNISIISFLTGLGAASAVLLLIFKDTILGFVASIQVAVNDTIRIGDWVTIEKFGADGTVIEINLNTVQVQNFDNTITNIPTSALISESFKNWRGMSNSGGRRIKRSVIIKVSSVKYLDSQSIEDLKKIQLITTYLNTRQKDIDQYNNAHNIDKSLLINGRNLTNLGVFRKYIQTYIENHSAINKDMMIMTRQLEATPHGIPLEIYAFSSDKRWENYEYIISDIFDHMLAAVPYFGLEVFEVINGNLNLSKN; from the coding sequence GTGGAATCACTTTCGCATTATTTTTACGATTATTTTATTTCTTTAGATTTTTCCGAAACCACCGCGACCTATTTAAATATGGGAGTCATGTTGGTTATTTTGGCTATTATCATTCTTATTTCGGATGTAATTACCAAGAAAATCTTAATAAGCGCTTTTGAACGCTTTGCCCATAAGTCTAAAACCAATTTTGATGACCTTTTAATTTCCCATAAGGCTCCTCGAAATTTGGCTCATTTGGTGCCTTTTTTGATCACTTTAAATTTATTTCCTGTTGTTTTTATAGATTTTCCAAATTTTGAAGCTCCTGTAGAAGCTTTAATAAAGGTCTATGGTGTGCTCCTTTTTATATGGATTTTAAGGAGTGTTTTAAAGACCTTGGAGGCGTACTTTAAAACATTACCGAGACTTAAGGACAAACCTATAGATAGTTATATACAAGTAGTTATGCTATTTGTATGGGGAATTGGATTGATACTTTGCTTTGTTATCTTGACGAATATCTCTATTATTTCATTCTTGACCGGTTTGGGAGCGGCTTCAGCAGTATTACTCTTGATATTTAAGGATACCATATTGGGGTTTGTTGCCAGTATACAAGTAGCCGTAAACGATACCATAAGAATTGGAGATTGGGTAACTATTGAAAAATTTGGTGCAGATGGTACAGTTATCGAGATTAATCTGAATACGGTTCAGGTTCAAAATTTTGACAATACCATTACCAACATACCTACTTCTGCCCTTATTTCGGAATCGTTTAAGAATTGGCGTGGAATGAGCAATTCTGGCGGGCGACGTATTAAAAGATCTGTAATCATCAAGGTGTCTTCCGTAAAATATTTGGATTCTCAAAGTATTGAAGACCTTAAAAAAATTCAGCTGATTACCACTTATCTCAACACGCGCCAAAAAGATATCGACCAATACAATAATGCTCATAATATTGACAAGTCATTACTGATAAACGGTAGAAACTTGACCAATTTAGGAGTGTTTAGAAAGTATATACAGACTTATATTGAAAACCATTCGGCCATTAACAAAGATATGATGATCATGACGCGCCAATTAGAAGCAACGCCTCATGGTATTCCTTTAGAAATTTATGCCTTTTCAAGCGACAAACGCTGGGAAAATTATGAATATATCATTTCTGATATTTTTGACCATATGCTGGCAGCTGTCCCTTATTTTGGTCTAGAAGTATTTGAGGTAATAAATGGAAACCTAAACCTTAGCAAGAACTAA